The following proteins are co-located in the Limanda limanda chromosome 5, fLimLim1.1, whole genome shotgun sequence genome:
- the malt1 gene encoding mucosa-associated lymphoid tissue lymphoma translocation protein 1: protein MSDSSDRSTKILLLREPLVKKLCDVLDKSCDRGWRRLGEIVGVERRLRVSPDDMEVCSLKVLELEGSPSRMLLRLMGERGCTTGQLMDYLQTLGNSEAVQCLKPSALQILIQPQSVALTSGHNLRLSSHAVGKAPVQYQWFKSKEEVPNSFSPDLVISPVHLKDAGFYICRVNCGDTFEFSQWAQVDVLSVTLPYAPGQSYQSLEGRLKLVIQPQSQQLHVGETLQLECGAVGRPIPRYQWHRNGVPILNATKRKLTVPRVTQDHNGRYRCEISSGSSERMWTNEVDVVTAPRISVQFSGAMECSEDDFYAIGGGSGEFFLNSVPDQLYATDKVALLIGNLSYKNHPQLKAPMVDVYDLTNLLRQLNFKVVSLLDLTESEMRNAVDEFLLLLHKGVYGLLYYAGHGYENYGNSFMVPVDAPNPYRSANCLCVQSILKLMQEKETGLNVFLMDMCRKRNIYDEIAPNIVLRVTANIVFGYATCQDAEAFELSSSGFTNGVFVKFLKKRLLDDEKITVVLDRVAEDMGQFDATKGKQALEIRSSLSERRALADPILPGDCADLAHAQSRQWAKAHELPESMSLDFDCGAQIKLGFAAEFSNVLVIYTHIVKKPEDMSFCQAHVTDFSQDLDVDPKEMNRETPEETGIYLLSSSLPQHCLYTRLSSLQKLREELVFTVCLQGTFPAMDNDPVHWTKSINIGKPLIARLDLHGAMRKNSCLQTCLMPHSPSNSPCHSPRPEHCLHLHHGLLQAQDHSRLSPQHPHGAVGDSYYESLSTSPGRMSIPIEASDDINELHSVFINSLQLQQQ, encoded by the exons ATGTCGGACTCCTCGGACAGATCCACGAAGATCCTCCTGCTGAGGGAGCCGCTGGTGAAGAAGCTGTGCGACGTGTTGGACAAATCCTGCGACCGGGGATGGCGACGACTCGGAGAGATCGTTGGTGTCGAGAGGCGACTCCGAGTCAG CCCTGACGACATGGAGGTGTGCTCCCTGaaggtgctggagctggagggcAGCCCCAGCCGCATGCTGCTGAGGCTGATGGGCGAGCGAGGCTGCACCACGGGGCAGCTGATGGACTACCTCCAGACTCTGGGCAACTCAGAGGCTGTGCAATGCCTGAAGCCATCAG CCTTGCAGATTCTCATCCAGCCCCAGTCAGTGGCTCTCACATCAGGACACAACCTGCGGCTCAGCAGTCACGCTGTGGGCAAAGCTCCAGTACAGTACCAGTGGTTCAAGAGTAAGGAAgag GTGCCAAACAGCTTCTCTCCAGACCTTGTGATAAGTCCGGTCCATCTGAAGGACGCTGGCTTTTACATCTGCAGGGTCAACTGTGGAGATACCTTTGAGTTCAGCCAGTGGGCCCAGGTGGACGTCCTGAGTGTCACCCTGCCTTACG caCCGGGGCAGAGCTATCAATCCTTGGAGGGCCGGCTGAAGCTGGTGATCCAGCCTCAGTCCCAGCAGCTGCATGTCGGGGAAACCCTCCAGCTGGAGTGTGGCGCCGTGGGACGCCCGATCCCTCGATACCAGTGGCACAGAAACGGAGTTCCGATCCTCAACGCCACAAAGAGGAAGCTCACG GTTCCTCGTGTGACGCAGGATCACAATGGCAGGTATCGCTGTGAGATCAGCAGCGGCAGCTCCGAGCGAATGTGGACCAATGAAGTCGACGTGGTCACAG CACCGAGGATATCTGTCCAGTTTTCAGGGGCAATGGAGTGCTCTGAAG ATGACTTCTATGCCATTGGAGGAG GTTCTGGTGAATTTTTCCTGAACAGTGTTCCAGACCAACTTTATG CGACTGACAAAGTGGCCCTGCTGATCGGCAATCTCTCCTACAAGAACCACCCGCAGCTCAAGGCTCCCATGGTGGACGTGTACGACCTCACCAACCTCCTGCGGCAGCTAAACTTCAAGGTGGTCTCGCTGCTGGACCTCACGGAGTCCGAGATGAGAAACGCTGTCGACGagttcctgctgcttcttcacaagGGAGTCTATG gtCTGCTGTACTACGCTGGTCATGGATATGAGAACTATGGCAACAGTTTCATGGTGCCGGTAGACGCACCGAACCCGTACAGATCGGccaactgtttgtgtgtgcagagcatCCTGAAGCTGAtgcaggagaaggagacaggCCTCAATGTTTTTCTGATGGACATGTGCAGGAAAAG GAATATTTATGACGAAATCGCTCCTAACATTGTCCTGAGGGTCACGGCCAACATCGTGTTTGGATACGCTAC CTGCCAGGATGCCGAAGCCTTTGAGCTGAGCTCCAGTGGCTTCACCAATGGTGTGTTTGTCAAGTTCTTAAAGAAGCGACTGCTGGACGATGAGAAGATCACCGTGGTGCTGGACCGAGTCGCCGAGG ACATGGGTCAGTTTGATGCTACGAAGGGGAAGCAGGCTCTGGAGATCCGCAGCAGCCTGTCGGAGAGGAGAGCTCTGGCTGATCCTATTCTGCCTGGCGACTGCGCTGATCTTGCTCACGCTCAAAGCCGACAGTGGGCGAAGGCTCACG AGCTTCCTGAGAGTATGAGTCTCGACTTTGACTGTGGGGCTCAGATCAAGTTGGGCTTCGCTGCAGAGTTCTCCAACGTGCTCGTCATTTACACTCACATCGTTAAGAAGCCCGAGGACATGTCCTTCTGCCAGGCTCACGTCACTGACTTCTCACAG gACCTTGATGTGGATCCTAAAGAGATGAACAGAGAGACtccagaggagacagggatCTACCTCCTGTCAAGCAGCCTGCCGCAGCACTGTCTCTACACCAGACTCAGCTCACTGCAGAAGCTCAGG gaggagctggtgttcACCGTGTGCCTTCAGGGAACCTTCCCAGCCATGGACAACGATCCTGTCCATTGGACCAAAAGCATCAACATTGGGAAGCCACTGATCGCCCGACTGGACCTGCACGGGGCCATGCGCAAGAACAGCTGCCTGCAGACCTGCCTGATGCCCCACAGCCCGTCAAACAGCCCCTGCCACAGCCCCAGGCCTGAACACtgcctccacctccatcacGGGCTGCTGCAGGCCCAGGACCACAGCCGCCTGTCCCCTCAGCACCCTCATGGTGCAGTGGGAGACTCCTACTATGAAAGTCTTTCCACCTCTCCAGGCAGGATGAGCATCCCTATAGAGGCCAGCGACGACATCAACGAGCTGCACAGTGTGTTTATCAACAGcctgcagcttcagcagcagtga